Part of the Hirundo rustica isolate bHirRus1 chromosome 3, bHirRus1.pri.v3, whole genome shotgun sequence genome, TCATCTGCAGTTCAATCCGTATCTGACTCTCTTCTGCTATTTGCTGCAGAGATAAATTgcaatattttctattattaCAATATTTGGTTACTCAGAGAAAATGATGCAGAATTTGTAGTCAATCTCAGTATAAATTCTGTGTATTTCTTTTGGCTGGGAAAATTCAGAAATAGAGACTGGATATGCTACCGTAAAGTCTGTATCAATAGCatgattttacagaaaatactgtAATATTTATGAAAGGATCTTACTGCctgcatttcatttatttccttctgatATTTGATCATCATCTGGGTTAACTTTTCTCGTTCAGACTTCAGTTCCATGTGCAGCttcctattttccttttccttccgcCGTACATCAGTGTCAGCTCCACGTTTGACTGGACCCTTCCGATTCATGATTTCAGCCAATTTATTCACAGCCTtcccaggagaaagaaaaaagtgacaaaaccCACACTAATAAATACACAGAGTTACGCTGTGAAGAAATAAAGTCTCCTCTCAATCTACAACCAGGCACTCCTAACTATAAACTAAGATCTCTGCAAGCCAGTACTACAAGCTTGCTTTAATTCAGCTTATTAcacaaaatataaaagaagGTAACGACACCATTTTTACTTGAAGCATGCATTAGCTGTGTGAGCACTTTCATTCATTTAAATAATCCCTTCCATTTTCACTAGCTAGACCCAAATATGTCTTTGCATTAAAACGCCACTTGTTCTAAAAACAATCTAgattaaaatcagaaatgtaCTTCTTTCTAGAACTTGTAGGGGAATATAAATAAAGACTGAAACCAGTAACATATCAAATCATTTGACAGAAATGAAAGCTTTTGCTGGTGGAATACATCTGGATTAGAAGTTCCTCTATTACGAATCATAAGGATCCAGTTTCACTACACTGAAAGTCTACttagaagaaggaagaaaataaccaataaattttctttcagagcTAAACCAAATAAAGCCTTACTAGTACATATCTGTAGTTTGTAACAGAAGGtattctattaaaaattatttgattcaTGAACACTGTGTCTATATGCATTTGCATATATTTGCTTACCTGtgtttttaatgttctttcATTCAACAACTGTTTCTCATATTGTGCTTTAATATTTCCTACAtttgcttcttcttcttttagCTTTGTAATTTCTGTAGCAAGGTAATTACAAGAAAATCTATGAAAACTCATTACAAATGAATATAGTACTTTTAAAGAACAAACATAGTTTCAATTTAAATCACATTTGGTTCAGAGATTACGTACGTTCTTGTGCTTCCTTCAGTTTATTGTTTAGTTCTTCTTTCTCGTTAGCAAGGTTAGCCACATCACTAGTTAGTGTCCTATTTGCTTCCtccaactaaaaaaaaaaagaatggtcAGAGAACTGCATGGGATAAACACGGAAAGAGATTCTTGAATTTCAGtcataagaaataaatatttttaaaacattagaTATACTTGCATATCTCTAAATCTGCTAAAGAGCAATGGATAACTCAAACTGCAAATAAAGCTCACGTACTACCTCTACCAGAATTGCAGATCATGTCACTCACCGATGCTATGGTGGCATCTTTCTCAGTAAGTTCCTGTTTATGCCTTGCCATCATCTCTTTAATCTCCAGCTCTTTCAtaatcttctctttttccaaatCAGAATACTGCTCTTCAGCAATGGAACGGGCAAGTTGCTCTGAATCTGCTTTTGTCAAAGTAATCTCTAGCTGAGCAGCCAAGGAATCTCTGCAAGTCATTGATACATActtttaagtttaaaattaGTTAAATTTTAACTAAGTTTAAAGTTACAAGTTAACTTTTAGTTAGGGTTAGGtctaattttaaagttaaaagttAACTTTTAGGGTAGGGTTAGGTTAGGGAGGGGAAGACAGAAAACTACAAAAAGCCATCCTGATCTTTTATGCATTAGTAGTCCAGCAAGCAAAACCTACCTCTCATCCTGTAACTCTTGTATCTTTTGCTGCATTTCCTTACAAATTTTGGTCTTTTCTTCACATTCTTCTTTAAGTTCTCGAACTTGTGTCTTATAGAGAGTCTAGAATTTAAAGTTGGAAAGAAAATCATGTGATCTCTGTACTCTTGGAAGTCCACAAAAATTATACAAGTTGATATGATACGCAGTTCCTTAATCACGCTAACTGGAATATAATTGTGCAATGCTGTGTCCAAACTTATCTAAATGTCATCATCATTCACAAATGTGCTTTGGttattttactttgttgttccttttttaGATTGTATATTTGTGAATGGGTAGATGTAGGATATACATTTTCTATGTTTGTATACATACTGTTAAAGATACTCTAAATGTGAAAATCACTATTTTTTACAAAATCAGAAGTatcagaagcagagaaaataattaatttctttttctctactATTTTAAATCTTTGTCTGATGTAATTACGCATGTGGAGTTTAGATTTTAATCATACATATCCATGAAACCAACATGAcagtaaaagaacaaaaagaaatacaggaatAAGGGAAAAAccaattagaaaaataatttgaaattcaAAATTTCATGGAATCAATATAAATCAAGAactctgaagaaaatgaaagaaacacaaTATTGCTCTGTCCATTGAAATGACTGACTACAGGTCAAGTGACAGATGACCCTATGTTTACTTACTGGGATTTCAAGACAGATTGTCTCTCTCTGGCCCATCTAGAGCAGTCAACTGACCTCaattctccctttccttcctttaatGTGTGTAACATTTTCATAGATAAAACTTTAGGCAGGCCTTCTCCTCACTGACCTAAATCCACAAGGAAATCTTAATTTCCCATTAATATTGAAACAAGCCTTTTAGCATCTCCTGCAGCATAACTGGCTGTGCACTGTTAATAAAGATCAACCTCCACATGCCAGTGATGATTTTCAAGTATGCTACCTATTTATTCTAGTGCTCCTTACTACAATAAATGACAAACTCCCAACAGATCACTACCAAGTTTGGTCGTAATGTAAAATTTCCTTGTGAGCTGTAGATGCACATGTTTTGTCACACCACATGAGAATACAACTCTTCATCAAGAGATGCTGAACGCAAAAGGCTTGAAACATGCAGAAAATTATTCACACGGTGGAAAAATGAGCTGCTTGACTCCTCCCTCTGAACTGCCCTACAAAGCTGGGACATTTCTCAACATGAGCTCTTTTGTGCTGCTCAGTGATTAAGATCAAGGCAGCTGACAGCACAAGAAAATCAAGTAGCTTTGGGTTAGAGATGTGAAACGTCTGATggctgagggggaaaaagaaaagctaacaTACTGAGTAAACagattaatataaaataaagcagcataAAACATACTGAGAAATATTGTTCAGCCTCGAGCTGGTCTTGAAGCTCTTTCATTTGTCCATCTGCATCTTGACGCTCCCTAGAAAGGAAGAACATGCTTTAGAGATATGAAGATATTCCAGAGCAGTAAACAGAAAAGACAGCATTCACACTCTTGAAATCTCCAACAATTTCTTGACCCAAGTATCATCAGCTATTAAACCTGAAGCTTCCTCCGGGTACCAAATCTCATTTTCACTTGTACAGCTGCTGTACAGTTATTCTGCACTAATAACAAGTCAGTTTAATACTGCTAACACACTAACTACAACAGTGTCACAAAGTTTAACCAGTAAGAGACATTGATAAAGTAAACAACCACCAACAGCATCTTATTTCCATGTAAAATGTCACTAATCCGACCAATTGTTTTGGGTCTCTTGTTTGCTAGAGCACAGTCTGTGAAGGTCTGTATTCCTTGACATGCATATTTTCTTGAATTTATCTGTTATTTAAACCACAGTCAGTTCCATAACAACAGaaatgcatcagaaaaaaaacttctgCCAGTGTTCCACATTATGGCCACCTTCTACATGACTAACTGCATCTTGCTGACAGAAAGGCAAAGTACAGGGAGACTAAACACCAAAGTAATAAAGGAGCTAGGATTGAGTTTCATTTGATAGGTGTAGTAATATGGTCCTTTCATTCACAAGGAAGttctttatgtaaaaaaaaaaaaaaaaaattgtttctttccttACTTACTATCAGGTGCAAATACTACTTGTAAACCTTGAAGAACTATTGACACTCCTATCTGAAAGACCAACAGATATGTTTAACGATCTCTAGTACTAGATATTTCCAATGGTTATGCTTTGTAGCTCTGTAGCAGTATTCATTTCCAACTCTGTTAAGTTCTCCTAGACTAATAATTCCAGTAACTTTCCTCTTCACTGAAGCCCtacatcattaaaaaaagcacCTAGACCTTCAGTTAAGTAAGTGTTTCTCTGAAGTTTTCAGATTCATATTTAAGCTGTTTAATATTTCAAACtcatatttaatttcatatCTAAGATTATCAGGGttaaaaaacatcttttaatACAAACCTATACATTGCTGTATATtgcaaattatttcaatatataatataatgtataaatatatacattataAATAGTATATATTAAAAGaacatataatatataatattatatatagtattatttaatatatattaataatataataatatataatatagtTATATTAAATAGATATATATTTAAGAACAATTAAGTTTTGCACTGTAGAATACCATATTCTTtgcagcaattttttaaaattaattttgctccCAATTTTTGTTCCAAAAATCTTTCATATCAGTAACATGACTAAAACATTTAGAACAACTTGCATACTTGCGCAgttcattgttttgtttttccagactCAATTTGATTTCCTGAAGGTGGTTATTCTCCTGTTTTAACTGCTTCTCTGACATTTTCAAGGTGTTGACCTGCTGTGTTTGCATCTTGAGGTCATTTTGAGTGAGACAACGCTTTTGTGTTTCTTGCTCTATTTTCAATGTCAAGTTTTTTACCTGAAAACGAAGCAGAAACCTGTGAATTTTACAGATctacaaaggaaaacaacactTAAACAGTCTCTAACTCACTTCCTTTACATCTTTTGGTAAAACAAAGCTGCTTCCTGAATAAAGGCATTAGCATACATTAAATCACCTAGTTTTTCCATGTCAATCTCACAGCATTTACCACGAGAGAGGACAAACCTTTTAAcatgaaaaatgctgaaatatttcaaaaaaatgaCACCACATTCCAtgaagcagattttttaaagtttcaaaggcagggaaggaaaacttTGTTGCCATTTTCATtcacaaatatttctaaatacaGATATAACAGGAAAAATACTAGGACATTGAAAACAAGTTTTGACTCAAAACTCCTTTTGTCAGTGTTCCTTACATCTTCACTTAGTATATCCTTTTGACGAAGGagctcatttattttctgttgtgaTTGTTTGAGATCACAGTCCAACATGGAGCGCTGCTTCTCAGCTTCCAACAGCCGATTTTCTACTTTCTGCTTTAAAGCTCTCTCTTCCaaaagtttcttttccatttctgtgaaGGAGAAGATATGACATCAGTGAAGTGTAAAACAGCAGATTTTGGAGGCCAAAGGGAAGAGGATATCTGTCCTGTAATAACAATAAGCCACatgtttctccttttaaaaCTGATGAGAAAGACTACTTAAAagtgattaattaaaattttcacaGTAGATACACACCCAAAGGATGCTTTTTCAAGCATTTCTGACAGAGCTATTTCCTACCTTTGAGCTTCTAGATAACTTCCAGTTTTTATTTGCAACACCTCTGAGATGAACAAAACAggtggaattttaaaaataaaacatttcaatcTACTTTCTCTGAATGTGATAATAAAAAGTCAAAGAGCTGAAGCTGTTTGGGAACCTGATATGCCAAGTGACTCTGCCAATATTACTGAatcatttttgcttcttttgaagATTTGCATGCTCAAGATTTTTGTGAATGCTCTGCAATTGAAAGGACAGGATCTCTCCTGTCCTATAGCTTTTTAAGTAGCTGCAATAAGCATAAGCCATTTAATTCAAAAGTAAGAGCCATCTTCTGGATTTTTTGGGTAATTATCCCTCTCTTCGAGATATTTCAGTTGTCATGAGATGCACCAGAAAATGCACAGTGAAAGATTATATTATCTACTTTGTGTAATTCACACCTAAGTCCAACTGGGATGCCAAATACATACCTTTCATGGCTTCAGATTTTGCTTCCTCTATAGACTCATAGATCTTATTTTTGTCTGCTAATCGTGCTTTTGTGGCTTTATGTTCAGCTTCTTCTTGTTCAAGGTTCTGCTGCATAACTTTAAATTTATATGTCATATCTATTTCCATGTTGCTCTTTTcctgttaaagaaaaaataacgttgaaataaaacattaaatacaTAAGGTTAGTGGCAGAATTTTGAACAACAGTAACATGCTGCTCGGAAGGATGCTTGGAGTAGAAGAGAAAGCTCATGCTAAGGAACTAACTGAGAACTCATTTCCATAAATGTTCTTTTGTGAATGCCAAAGTGCTCTAAAAATGTACAACAACATCCCCAGTTGGAAACAATTACAGAATTACTGCCTTAACAACCAACATTCTGTCTTAAGAGCAGCTCAAAGATTAAGTTtattgaagaaatttttcaagcGTTTTGTTTCAATAacaaatatgttaaaaaaacccctattaGCAGAGgctcttttatttttggcaCTAATGAGAGTTTAAAAAAACTCCACACATGAATGAAATGTAGCTACTGTACTGTTAAGGTACACACCAGAGTACATAATTAGGAACTTAAGTACTTTAGAAGTAAAATGTATCATGATTGTATGGGAAATtatgtcttttttcccccacttctcaaattggggaaaaaaaccccaaaactgaaaacaaggtTTATTTTTTGCATATGTTTGGTTACAGTGTCTTAAGTAATAAAAGTACAAATTCAAAAGTTCTGTAAGAACGTAACACCAATGTGCATTTAGCAGTGCTGTCACCTTTTCTAAATCTGTGAGCTTTTCCTGCAATTGTCTTTTCTCCATTTCCAGTTTGGCTAATGCACTCTTTCCATTTCTCACTTCTTCTTCAAGGCTAGATATTCGACCTAAAAATTACCAAAATATCAATAAGGCTGGTCAGTGTATGAAAACAAGACTGTATTTTATCTATTTAGAGGTAACATTTTTGAAATATAACAGCTTCTAATTCTATTAAGAATGTCTCCTTTGGGGTGATTCTAAAAGTTACCAATAATGCTTTATAGATGTTACCAcccattttttcttaaatgctgTTCACAATTATGTAACATTTTATAAAACAGTACACTTATTTAGTCACAGTCTGAAACTCAAATAATACCACCCAAGCCAGAAACAAGAAGCAATCTTAACTTAAGGAGATTTGCAGAAATACCTTGTAAATCACTGATAATCTCTGATCCATGACTTCGATCTCTCCTTTCTGATTCTAGAGCTGACTGAAGATTGAGATACTCCTTCTCCAGTTTGAGTTTTGCATTCTCCAGCAGGCAGTTCTTATCTTGTAGTTCTCTATTAttaatttccagctgctggatttGCTTTGTGCTTTCTGTCTGGTTCTTTCTTAACCTGGCTGCAGTATCAGACTCTGACCGCAGCAAAGAATTGGCTTCATCCAACTAAAATAGATAAAAACATACTtcagaaacaattaaaatataaaccccactatttctactacaggATACTAGGTTTTATGGATTAAGAAAGTAAGAAGTATATTTTAAGATTACTTTCGAACATCAAAACCTAACAAGaaagaacagcttttaaaaCCCAATTACACATTTCAAATAGCTTCACTTTTACAAAAACCTGCACTTCAAACCATGATTATTTTACAATATACGTATATGAAGTTGGCATACCTGTCTTTGTAGTTGATTGATTTTTTCATTGGATATTTGAGAGTTCTGATTCCTCTTTTTTAAATCTTCAAGTTGGTCTTTCAAACTGTTAACTGCAACAAAACCAATTCAACATTGTTAATCACCATCACGAAAATACTTCAATTTGAACtataattcatttattttaagcatTAAAAACCCACATCAAAATGGAACCTTCAAGCATGGTTCAACGTACCCTCATTTTCCAAATTGCGTTTCTTATCTGCTTCAtgttctgctttcctctggTATTCTGTATTCTTATGCTGAAGAAGAGCCTTCTCTCTCTCTAACTGCCTGACTGCAGACTCTACATTCTTCCTTGAAGTTATCtggatatatttaaaaaaatacaccacTAATTACACACAGGAGTGGTATTCTTATATGAATAAAACACAGCTCATGCAATGGAGGAAGCCAGTCTACCTTGCCTGCTGCAAAGACAATGTATCAGAACACGTGGTCAAATCTAGCCCAGGATGTCTACGGCCAGGAGCTTTGCAATTTAAATACTGTTTGATCATCTGGATTTGACAAACCTGGCAGACCTGCCTAAGCACTCACTCTGGGAGCAGACAAACATACATGTAAAGGTAAGGTCTTGACATGCACCTGCATGAGCCATACTTTAATTTGTATACAGCCACTTCCACATTTGTAGAAGCAGAAAGGtacaaagctgggaaaaaatagGGTCCTTTTACTAACACCGAACAATGCAAAGTATGTCCTTCCTCCTCTGGAACTACTACTCTCACAcctgcagtttttaaaatctgtatggGATATTTATGTCATGCTGTCTGCCAaccaaaaatacagtaaaaaccTAGCTCTAGAAAGAAATGTGCAGTTACAGTATAGAAatcataatgaaaatattttagcagtGACAACCATTTCTTGCTTTTGAATACCAAGAAATCAACTGGTGTTATTTGCCATAAAATGTACAGCTACTCAAAAGCAATTTGCAGTTAtcgaaggaaaaaaatccatgcgCAAATGTTAAAGTTCCATTTCCAGTAAGAAATCTATGGCCCTATGGTCTTACCTCTTCATCGAGCTCTTTCGCTATCTTCTCTAAACGAACACTTGTAGacctgaaaaaaatttgaaaaacagctttaaatcCTGCTGATAATACAGAAATTAGAATATTTGGATGTGTTTCACTAATTTTATGTAAAGTGCTTTTGTCTCATTAATTTTATGCAAGGTATTCTATTTTAAGCAATAATAGGAAACCTCAAGGACTGGTGAAATCACTAAACAGTAAGATTCTTATAGGgaattaaagcaaaagaaacctCAACAAATCCCCTAAAAACCACCCCAGTAGTCACAGGAGTAGCAAGAATTAAGCCAGCAACTTACGGTGAGGTCTGCTTGCAGGGTTGGGAATCCACAGAATggattaaaatgcttttaaagcattGTAAAACAAAAGGCCTAATTAAACCTTTATAAACATACCAAACATGTTGAAATTCTCACCTGTACTTCTGTTCTAATTCATCTTTGGCTTGTAATTCATTACTGAGCTGTTCTTCTAGCTTGCTTAGTTTTTTCTGAAACTGTGCAAAATGTCAAAAAAGCATGATCCACACATAAAAAtgctttcacagaaaacaaatgcaattcaattaaataacaaaataatggaaagtgaggaaaattaattcagtcttCCAGTATATTATTTTCAAACCATCACTAGAAGGTTACATCTTTACAAGGTATTAATTCtgataattttatatatatggaTTTATAGCAACTAAATTTGCTGCATGCTGAATTGAACCTGAATTGATCACAGAATTATGTGCCACAGATTGTGAGTCGTTAAATTTATATGGGCAAAAAACATTGTTACCGGCCCTTTGCTGTGCTCTGTAGCCAGAGACTTTCCACTGGAGCAGATGTTTTTGCATAgcattttctaaatgaaatgaaaaaataaaaaacggGTGTACATGACCAAATTGGACAATATTCAGATATTATGGCTAAACACGTTCAGTGACCTCACATAAAGAAGAATTTCTTAGTCTTACACCTTGGAAGCTAATGAATACTTTGGAAATGCTTTGCttactaaaatattaaaaaaaaaaattgtgagtCCAGTACccaaatattaatgaaataaattataaataataaattttggATTCATCTCATGACTTCAGGCTTTCAAACgcatttattttcctccctttctcctcttcctctatgccccaaacacaaaatgtaaaaatgtggttttccaAAACACTTTATAATTGTTACAATTAGAACATTTCCacaacagaaacactgaaaagacaTCAAAACCGGAGATTTGTTGCttgagaaaatacaaataaagtaAGTTGTCAGAagtgaaatgcaaaattttacCATCTGCATTTACTAACACAACATAAAGCAAACATCATGAATGTGACcatatgtattttaaacagCGGTACCATTTCTATTTAAAGGGTGAAGTCTAAAACTATTCATCTATTCATCAATGACAGGAAGGAAGTGGAGTCCATAAGCATTCGCATTTAAATTTATCTGATCAATACATAATGCATTTCCTTtaggtattttttaaactttgaaaagGAATTGTAAGTTTTAAGAAATGTTAACAATATATTATCTACACTCGAATAATACAAATGTTTAACTAACATAATGAAGTAAGTATATGAAAATACCATTGCTTTTCCAGTCATGcaaatttaaattcatttatCCATCttcaaaagctggaaaaacatGTTCCATATGCTCTAACTGGAGtatgatttaaatatttctttatccCTGCAGGTGACAATTTACTTTTTCAAATTCTGAATAAATCAGTCATGAATCATTAATGCAAGTGTGAAACTTTCACAGGAGTAACGCTGTCTGTAGGAAACAGAGCCTCACACACTGGCTTTCCAAACAAATTTTGGATGCAAAAagaatttgaggaaaaaatctGTATTCATTTATCTTTATACTATCTTAATACTTGAGTACAACTGTTTCAAAATACAACTGGTTTACAGCTAACAATTCAGTGAATAAACATTTAAGGTGCTTCACATCCACATAAAATTAtgtaggaatttttttattcctttcataATTCAGATGCTATACTTACCTCTTTGCTGTCCTGTAAAtagaaaataccatttttattGCGAAtcattaaaagacaaaaaggcCCCTACAAAActgcttaaatatttattttagattttgtcttttcttaaCAGACTTAACAGAATTAGTTAATCCTCCCATTAATACTAAGGAAAAAAGGCACTGACCTCATTTTTACTAGATTGCACGGATTCGTTTTCTCTGCAAGACTGAGAGGAGTCACTTAGCAACCtgtcaaaaacaaaaacaaatctcTCCAGCTCTTATTCAAGTTTTCGACAACTCTGGCAATCTTGCCATTTTAATCAATTCTCTTAAGTCGCAATTTGTCCTATGCTgctcttgttttattttagtgttATTGCATCTTTCTGATTTGAATCTTTCCTTAACAGAATGTTTTCAAAACTACAGCagcttgtaatttttttaattaatacaaTTATTTCTTGATTATTCAAGGTGAATTCTAGAAAGTTATTATGCTGTATAAGCTTTCTTCTAAAATAACACataaaaagccattaaaaaaaattacaaatatatCAGAATTTTAAACATAGTTGATTTTTTAAGATATTGTATAATTTTATGCATATAAAAATACACTGTGGAATCAGAGTTATTGAAATAAGTGAAAGagtaacaaattattttactcAAACCTTGCATTTTGTATCTTCATATACTGGACATAAATTAATATAATGCCAGGAATAAGTTATGCATttagagtggaaaaaaaagaaagaatgtaaGAATAATGTACAggtatgtttttaaaaatgcatattgaAATATCACATACAAATTGTCTCTGTAGTAGGTAAATCCTATGAAAGGCAGCTGGTTTCCCACGAAGGCTTTGGGGATTGGAAAGGTTTCCACGTCTCCCTTGTCGTCCTCAATGTCATCAAAATTACTGCTATCTATGTCACTGCTAAGCTCAGGAacaacaggagcagcagctataaaatggggaaaaaagatgcATTTCACTCCAAGATTCGGCCACTTGTTATATACTGGTATCTCTCTAGTGTTAAAAGACTGCATTATAAGTTGTCCTTAAATAACTTGGAGTTAAATATGTATTAACCAGACAGCAGATCTGGAAATATTActgtgaacatttttttctcgAGCAATCTGTTTTTGTATGCATTGCCTAACGCAAAGACCATCTAGTATGCAAGACATATTTGGTAATCACAGGTAATCACACTTGAAAATCATCACTTTAAAAATTCGTAGTAAATAACTTTAGAAGTTATGAGAAGCTTATGAGAACTGACATACTTTGCTTTTTTACCAAAAGGTATCAGGTTCTCAATGCCTTATataaaaagcagtaaaacaagACTGCTGCCTTAACTACcagaagattaaaagaaaaatgaaagaaaataaaaaaaatccacctcaaaagaacaaaaaaacccaagaaacaaaacctaacaTGCATTCTTTTTAGTTAAAATTTTGAAACATCAAAATCTGTtgtttaaaatggaaatgtctACATTAAAAACATGATAAAGGTGAGATAATTCCAGTAGGAAAAATGAGTCTTTATTAACCCTTCCTCATATGAGGTTTTATAATGCAAGTGATAAATATGAGTGTTTAAGCAAGATTCTTGATAAATAGAAAGTActtaataagatttttttttcatttcttcaatTGCAAATACTGAATAAAATAGAACTTTTAACCTAATTTACTTACTCTCTCGAATATTGTCCCAGTTCCACTGATCACTCCTGAAGAAAGGGTGATGCTTTATTTCTTCTACCCCATTTCTCCCGAGTCGTACATCCCTAAACAGCAATTCATCCCGAGTCACATTAGGAAAAATAGCTGttagtttgttggggttttttaaaatttaaattctgacTTTTTCATAAGCAGCAATTAAGCTTTCAGTAAAGATTGTCTGTGTTAACTGCACTAAGGgtcaaacaaaaccaaaatttaaaaaccaccAGCCACTAATCTGTAGTTTCTTATATAAAATTTACTGATTCTTAGCATGCACTCTCCCTGTGACTGCTAAAATGTCCGGAATCTGTAGTCTGCCACGTGGGGAGTAAAGCAAGAAAGAGAGCACTGAGgcaaaaactaagaaaaaactaaaaacacaaacaaaaactcaaCACCCTTGGGggaaataaaactgcagaaCTTTCGTGTCTGCCAAACCACATGACAGACCAGAAGACGCAAGTGAAGGAAGGTCTAACTTGCTGCACAGAACAGTTATTCAAAGCTggactaaaataaatattttaagaattccATCCTCTGCCCCACAACTAACCCTGACACGTCTCTTGCTGATATTTGCCGCAAAGTAAATCTTAAGTACAAGAAACTTTTAGTTTGAACAGAGGAGTCTCTCTTGAAACTACGTACAAGAACAGGACATAAAAACAATGCATGGAAAAGAAGCAATAAATCACTGGGTCGATGTTTAGTCCTTCTTTAAGTGCTTCAGCAGTGATCACGCAGCATCTGTTTCAAATAAATTGCTCAAGCCCTGTGTTAAATATAAACAGGAAGAGGGATACACGTAGTGGAAGTCCACCTTACTACATTTACACTATTAAATTCTAATCATattc contains:
- the ROCK2 gene encoding rho-associated protein kinase 2 isoform X2, translated to MSQQPAGKMSAAPLAAEALEPAAGMLEGRQRKLESMIRDPRSPVNVESLLDGLNSLVLDLDYPALRKNKNIDNFLNRYEKIVEKIRALQMKAEDYDVVKVIGRGAFGEVQLVRHKMTQKVYAMKLLSKFEMIKRSDSAFFWEERDIMAFANSPWVVQLFCAFQDDKYLYMVMEYMPGGDLVNLMSNYDVPEKWAKFYTAEVVLALDAIHSMGLIHRDVKPDNMLLDKYGHLKLADFGTCMKMDETGMVRCDTAVGTPDYISPEVLKSQGGDGYYGRECDWWSVGVFLFEMLVGDTPFYADSLVGTYSKIMDHKNSLHFPDDVEISKHAKNLICAFLTDRDVRLGRNGVEEIKHHPFFRSDQWNWDNIRETAAPVVPELSSDIDSSNFDDIEDDKGDVETFPIPKAFVGNQLPFIGFTYYRDNLLLSDSSQSCRENESVQSSKNEFQKKLSKLEEQLSNELQAKDELEQKYRSTSVRLEKIAKELDEEITSRKNVESAVRQLEREKALLQHKNTEYQRKAEHEADKKRNLENEVNSLKDQLEDLKKRNQNSQISNEKINQLQRQLDEANSLLRSESDTAARLRKNQTESTKQIQQLEINNRELQDKNCLLENAKLKLEKEYLNLQSALESERRDRSHGSEIISDLQGRISSLEEEVRNGKSALAKLEMEKRQLQEKLTDLEKEKSNMEIDMTYKFKVMQQNLEQEEAEHKATKARLADKNKIYESIEEAKSEAMKEMEKKLLEERALKQKVENRLLEAEKQRSMLDCDLKQSQQKINELLRQKDILSEDVKNLTLKIEQETQKRCLTQNDLKMQTQQVNTLKMSEKQLKQENNHLQEIKLSLEKQNNELRKERQDADGQMKELQDQLEAEQYFSTLYKTQVRELKEECEEKTKICKEMQQKIQELQDERDSLAAQLEITLTKADSEQLARSIAEEQYSDLEKEKIMKELEIKEMMARHKQELTEKDATIASLEEANRTLTSDVANLANEKEELNNKLKEAQEQITKLKEEEANVGNIKAQYEKQLLNERTLKTQAVNKLAEIMNRKGPVKRGADTDVRRKEKENRKLHMELKSEREKLTQMMIKYQKEINEMQAQIAEESQIRIELQMTLDSKDSDIEQLRSQLQSLHIGLDNSSIGSGPGEAEADDGFPVHITQSHTMESMSFTYQHSSTSVSIATKPSSSRMLLDSDSDSEEEPLSCSHSPTEVDSTESRLEGWLSMPVRNNTKKFGWVKKYVIVSSKKILFYDSEQDKEQSNPHMVLDIDKLFHVRPVTQTDVYRADSKEIPRIFQILYANEGESKKEQEFPVEPMGEKSNYICHKGHEFIPTLYHFPTNCEACMKPLWHMFKPPPALECRRCHIKCHKDHMDKKEEIIAPCKVYYDISTAKNLLLLANSTEEQQKWVSRLVKKIPKKPPAPDPFARSSPRTSMKVQPNQSIRRPSRQLPPNKPS